A section of the Pseudomonas prosekii genome encodes:
- a CDS encoding type II toxin-antitoxin system RelE/ParE family toxin, with protein sequence MDALFIELPVFAKHRSDYLDDDLFGLFQQELLKNPEAGDVIEGTGGLRKIRVIDQRRNKGKRGGLRVIYYWWSGFNQFWLFTLYGKNEQDDLTSSQKQLLKQMLHREINARINDET encoded by the coding sequence GAATTACCCGTATTTGCAAAACACCGTAGCGACTACCTGGACGATGACCTGTTCGGGCTGTTTCAACAGGAGCTGCTGAAAAACCCGGAAGCTGGGGATGTTATTGAAGGCACCGGAGGTCTGCGCAAGATTCGTGTTATCGATCAACGACGAAACAAGGGCAAGCGTGGCGGGTTGAGGGTGATTTATTACTGGTGGTCCGGCTTCAACCAATTCTGGCTGTTTACCTTGTATGGCAAAAACGAGCAGGACGATCTGACGTCATCCCAGAAACAACTGCTCAAACAAATGCTGCATCGAGAAATCAACGCGAGAATAAACGATGAAACGTGA